The nucleotide window ACAGGGTGAGGCTTTTTAAAGCCAGGGCTGTCCAGGTGTAAatcataaaagagaaaacatcatCCAGGGATTCCTGCTAAATGTGTGTGCTTATGACACCTAGTGAGCCTTGTGGAAAGGGCTGTGTCTTTTATTTAGCCACATCCTTATCATTCTCTGATAAGTATTTCAATATATTTCCTAGTGCTGAAATCTCACCTACAAATTCATGTGTCATCTTGTCATGTTGTGTGTTACATTGGCTTTATATGAGCAGTAGAACAATGAGGCAATATGTTTAATCAATTTAATGATTCAGGCACTTCTAgggagaaaaccagaaaaaatatcCACCTAAAACCAAGTATATGTGtttaatggaatattttttataCAAATAAACCACACCACAGTGTTCTCATAACAACCTCAAGTTATGTAAATTGACTGTGCTAATGCTTCTGCTCTTTTTCTGAAGGTGCTGGCTATTGTGATGGATGTGTTCACAGACACTGAGATTCTCTGTGACCTCCTGGAGGCAGCTAACAAGCGCATGGTCTTTGTGTACCTGCTGCTCGACCACGGCAGTATAGATCTTTTCTCGGAGATGTGCGACAAGTTGCAAATTTCTGAGGATCTCTTCAAGGTACTGTGGCTCTGTGGAGCTCTGAGGCTGAGAGTTGTCTGCCTAACTGCAGGCACCCTGAGCTAGAAGCATGGTTATGCTAGGGTCAATCCACCTTCTAATTAAAAGGGTGCAGGAAATTTCCTGGGGTAGTGTTAGCACATCCAATTCCTCTTTGAAGATGCCTGCGTTTTCCCATGGATATTATTAGAAAGATAAGGCATTTCCATGAGGTCCCCAGATGAAAATAATCTTGGCCCTGAAGCCTTAAAACAGGACTTAAATTTGCTTAGTAGAGTTATCTAACATAGGCATTAGAGCTGCTTCTGTTTAatagctctgcagcagctgtgctctggCAGCCACAGGGAGAAGGTGCACAAAACTCTTTTGCATAGCCATAGCTTGGTTGCACTGGGTGGTTTCTGATAAAATGTGTTAAAGCTCTTTTAAAGGTAACACCTCAGATATAGGTGGCTGTTAGTTTAATCTGCTTTCATCTCTGTCAGAGGGAGCTGGCTTCAAAAGAACTCCTCCTAGGGATTATTTCAGTTGTTGCTTGAGATGCTGTAGAGCTCCTTTGGTACCTCCCTGGAGATGGGTGATGCTGCAGAGGCCACAGACCTCTGGAATGGCAGCTGTGGGCACACAGGAGACCTGAGGGCATCTTACACATACATCAGACACCTGGTTTTCAACAGCTGAATTCCATCCCAAATATATAAAGAAGCTGAAATTAATAATGCATGTTCACAACTATTTGCATGCCTGTAAACCCTCACTTTTAAGCAGAGTGTGTCCTTGCAGGCCCAGATGGATTGGAGGAGCAGAAGTTTTGCCCTGCTGTGTCATGGCACAGCCAATGTAAATCAGAGGAGTATACAGCTACAGCAGATTGTGCTTGGGGTGTCAGAGGAAGGCagcaggctgctcccagccgtGGACACATCCGTGCTCCTTTTGGCTGGGGCAGGGTCAGTTACTGTCACAGAACTCAGCTCCACCTGCATGAACTTCCAGGCAGGTTTATATCCCCAGTGAAACAAGTAACCCTGGCAAGTGAGAGACCTTGGCTGGGTTTCTTCTGGACAAAAACCTTCAATATCACATCAGTCCATGAAGAAGACTTTGGGGCAGTGAAGAGCTAAAGACAGGTGGGGAAGAGGGCCCTCCCTGtctgattttttattaaaaagacatGTAATtcattctgttttatttttatttgcagaatATTTCAGTCCGCAGTGTTACTGGAGAGGTTTACTGTGCCAAGTCAGGCAGGAAATTTTCAGGACAAATTCAAGAAAAATTTCTTATCTCTGACTGGAGATATGTGCTCTCTGGATCTTACAGGTGAGATAAGCCACTGCACCTCATGTCCAGGTacttttttgtgatttttaatatttcttcccaaaaaaagTGCCATGGAAATTTTTTAAGGTAAGAAGCTTTTGTTTAACAAAAATTACCTCATGTTTTCAAATATgtgccattttttaaaaatctacttAACTTGCTTTAAAGCTCCTCTTAGTTCCTTATGGAGCATgggttttaatttaaatgttcaGAAATAATGTAAACAACTTTGCAGTGCAGCCCTGGGGCAAAGCTAGAAATGTGTACAGCTTAATATTATGCTTTCCTCATTGTTAGGGTTCTCAAGTGTTGTGATCATGAGGCATTTCTGTCTCCCTTGGGATCCCTTAATGTAGCATATGTCACTCAGCTTATCTGAGGAGTTGTTCTTCATATGACAAATTTAGTGATTAAAGATAAAACAGCAATACTTCAGAGACTTACTGTTTTTCCATGTGCTTCATTAACAGGTAGGCAGTATATATCTACATAACTGCTGTACCTtaatttccccccttttttaaaagtttgtttgtttgtttgtttgctgctATAATTATTTCAGGTAGTGGATATAGCATCTCAACAACTGGATTTTTAAGTAAGATCCTAGATCTCTGATCAGGGAATTTCAGGAGACTCTGAGCTTGCATCAAATAAATGAAGTTTCTGAGCATCATGGCTACATAGATATGTTTCACAAATGACCAAGTGTATCCTAGAAATCCAGGTACAAAAATACAAGAGgtgattatttaatttaaaggatgtgattatttttcttaatcCCAGTTTACGATTTGGATGCTTAAATGCCTCTGGTCTGATAAAACTGTGCCACCAGGAAGTTTACAGAACTACagtaacaaaggaaaaagtgaatttgtgggcatgggctgcaggtgctcAGATGTACACTAAAACAGGCACCCACTTTTCATTCAGTTTCCAAATGAACTCAGTGGACACtcagggttggggtttttttattgactgttcttttgttttcttgttatttGGGTGGTTTTTAATGCCTTGTCAAAGATGTGGTAAAATCCAGCAAAAGACTTGTATAGAGTAGAAGTGAAGCATGTGTGGGAGAAGAATACAACAAGATCTATTTTCTTTGACCAAGAAGCTTCCTTTTGGCTTCTCTTTCAATACCAAAAAACTATAAATACCTGAAGTCCTGTGCAGTCACTTCTGTCTTTCTCTACTGCTGTTCAATATCTTCTAATATCAAGTACCTTGTCAAACTATGTAATTCCACATCCAGCACACAAACAGAGAGGGTGGTGAGGAACAAATGTATTTAAAACTATAAACTATTTAACTTCAGCATGTTCAGCACCAGTTTGCAATTCACATGGGTTATAGCTGGCTACCAGTATGTGGCATTTGTTGCTAGCTCTCACTTTATTAACCTGAAAGATTTTTGTTATGCCTAAATCTTATCCACCAACCTCTTCAGTAGAAACAAGAATGGTGTTGAGTAACACAGACTCAAACTCTTCTGCAATGCATTTGCTGGAAATCACGTTGAAATAGATCTTAAAACTGAtacaaagatttaaaaatacaacacCAAATTTCACAGAAGTGCTGAACTCTGCATAATAGTTGTAATAGTGGTGGGGGGAACAGGCTGAGGAAATAAATAGCCCTTCAGGACATACTCTCAATTTAATTGCCAGTGTCTATGCAGTATAGAATATAGAATGcagtatttctttttgctgtctCTGTGTCACTCTACCTCATCCTATGGTAATTATTATTCCATTTCTTTACATGACTTTGAAATTAGATAGTGCATGAACACAGCATTCCTAAAGAAGGCAAAATGAAAACTGCAGAAAGCAGACCTTGATCCCCAGGGGCAGCTGAGTATCTCCCTGGCTGAAAGCCCCTGGCCTCTTCAGAGTCTGCATCTAACAGCTAAGACGGACATGCTCTGCCAGGAGCGTCAGTTCAGGTGGGGCAGGTTTCTCCCACACAGGTTATCCACCAGCAGGCAACACTGACGTCCAGGGTACCCCAAACCTGAGCCCAGCTGGAAACCCCAGAGTGTCCTTCATTCCCTTTCAGGTTCCATGGGTGTTGTGCTGCACgttgctgcagcactgcaaacACAGGGATGAGAACatccctgctgagctgcagctccagcagtgcaGAGAGGACACCCATTATAAAACAAGTCCAATGCTGAACAGGAGAGGTGGGATTTGATTGAGAACATCGTAAATCAGAGGGTCTGTAACAGGACATAGGACAAGGTCCTGGAAAGATGGCTGAGCAGTATTTATCTGTGACTTAATCCATGATACAGTGTTGGCCCCAAGCCAGGCATCATTTCTTTGTGCTTTCTCCTCTTTTGATGGGCCTCACCCAAAAAAACCTGGGAGAAAAGCGATCCCTCTGGCCAGGTGGTGATGAGCCTGCTCCAGAAGAGCACTCAGAATTGTAAACTAAGGAGTAAAACAAGGCCTAAAACCCAAACAATGCATCTTCTCTTAGAATTAAGCCAATGAAAACCTGTTAAGTCTTTTATGTCGagttctgttttgttcttcagcAAAGTACACAAACTGCAAAATTGCTGTGACTCACTGCACAACAAGTCCACAAGCGTTTGTCTATAATCACAAAGATCTTGCCTCATAACTTTGAGTTAACCCATTTGCCATCAGTTCTTGGAGAATCTCTGGGCTATTCATTTGATCCAACTTTCTCTGTTTACAAGGGTTACAGGTAAAACCTATGACCCCAAACTACTATCTGTCTGTCAGGTACTCCAGGAAGATACATGTGGGAGTAAATCATCAGAACCGGGCAGAACACGTTTTTTCCTCTGATTCTGTTAGGCTTTTACCAGCCATTTACAAGtataattgatttttatttctgtctaaattttcttttataaactAGGTTTATCTCTAGCACATAAAGTATAAACATGATACTTTAGACCTCAGCCCTTTCATGAGTTTGTAACCTTTAATACAGATATCCTAGAAAAATTGTATGCacttttgtatttatttcctgACCTATTGTCTCTTTAATAGTTAGATGAAGGACATGCAAAGGTTTAGAGAGGGAATAAAGGCAATGTTGAGCTGGCACAGCAGATGTTACTCACCCAGCAGGGAGTTAGCTTGCTCTTTACCTTGGCTCCCAAGGTTTTGTCCATATTTAGAATGATTTGAACACAGTGGATGAGAAGTACCTGAATTTTGGTAACTTACTATGTGTTTTCATGTCGAGTCATAAAATGTACAGTATAAATTATATGGGTGCCCAATGGCATTGAACTACTGATTTCTTCACTCAGCTCCTGAAGCAACAGTATAAAATCACTGTATACCTCAAACCCAGCCCTCTTTAGGAATGCTCTGGACAAGCAGATATACGTTGTCTGTCTTACTGCCTCAGTATCAGCTCAGGCTGTCAGTCTCACTGAGCTTCACAGCAGTTTTATCAAAACATGACAGAATTTTAAGTGCACACACCTACAGCCAAATCTGGCTCCCAGCAGCCCTTGAGCAAATCCAGCATAGCTAATAAAGTCACACAGGAATAACCATGGCAGAGTTTTGCCAACACAGAATAATCTCAGGTTCAAATCCACCGCTACTGTTCTGTATCCTCTGCTGCACAGCTCAAGCCCTGGTCAGTTCAGGGAGTAATTACATTTCATTCTCTCAGCTATGCTCATTTTattggtgctgctgctgctcagacacGGCAGCCTGTGCAATACAATCAAGGTGGCTTGTGGTTTTATAAAAGCACAAATTTATGTTTGCTGAGTGGATTAGGGAagcacataaaagaaaaataatttaaaagctgtgGTTTATCCTAAGATGTGTCTCTGAACTACCAGAATGAAAACTATTGTGGTGTTTCTCCCTTACTTTATAGcaaaatattacatttatttttggaaatgctgtaggaaatatttgtaatttcattttctctgtagTGAAGAAAACAAGCATTTGTCAGGTGTGGCAGCTTGTTTTGTGGTATGGGACGTGACAAGAAGATTGGGATTTTATGTGTTTCTCTTGACCAATGCAGAAAGAttatggaaaaatgaaaacaaaggaatggttcttttttcccagtctttttGATGTCACTTGGAGGGGCTGAGAGTTACCAAGTGGAATGGCATGCTGCAGGGTACAAGGTACAATTTATGTGTGTGCAGGTAAGACGTGGCAAGATCTGAATTTAAGCATTGTGAATGGAAGAGAGGTTCCCAAAAGAGGGGTCTAAACTCCTTTCCATGGAACAGACACCCATACCTTGGGTTTTGCATCTGACATTTATCCATGCAGTGGATCTGGATCACCACTCCCTTCAGAAGGTTGCATAACGTTGCAAGGTTTCTTGAAGGCTTTAGAGGCAGCTGCAATAACAAAGATTGATCCAAGCTAAAGAGCACTGATGTGAACTGACCTGAAATTCAACTTCGACACCATCTTCATCCTGTGTTTAGACAGGAAGCTTCAGCAGTAAAACACAATTCGCCTATCGCATCACCCCTGCAGTTACTGATAGCCGGCGTTACCTCTAACCCTTACCTTGTCTCTTTTGGCAGCTTCACGTGGCTGTGTGGCCAGGTTCACCGCAACCTCCTCTCCAAGTTCACGGGCCAGGTTGTGGAGCTGTTTGACGAGGAGTTCCGGCACCTGTACGCGCTGTCCAAGCCCGTGCGGGGCCCCAAGACCCCACCGCGCGGCCTCCCCTTCCTGTTCAGCCGCAGCTGGAACCCCCCGCGCAGCCTCCCCTGCAGCGACCAGGGCAGCGCCAACACCCTCTCCGACCCCTTCAGCAGCCTCTCGGCTGGGAGCACCCACCAGAGCAAGCAGACCCCAAGAACTCTCGTGTTCAACAGCAACTTCACCCCCCAGTCACCTCTGCAGCGAGTCAATTCCTTCCACAGCTATTTCTCATTCACTCCCCCACCTCCACAGAAGGCCATCCAGCCCAATTACTATCAGCCACACTACATTGCTGAAAACTCCACAGTTCCCTATAACAACATGAACATTTACAGACCTATAAGGCTCAGGCAAGAGGAACCAAACAGGACAGGGTTAAGCTCATCCTGGAGATGCCTCCACAAAGCTAACCTGTTTGCATAATAACCACCTTGTTTGGAAATGCAAGTAAATGCACTGAAGACCTGTTTAGCAATCGCTTGTGTACTGATGAATATAGAAATTCTGTATAATACAAATGAGGATGATTTCAAGCCTCTTGTTTTGCTGCTTATGGATGCTTCATTTCCCTGATTAAAAAGCCAAGGCTGCTAATGTGTGAATCTCAGGTGCATCAGGATCCCAGGAAGAACACATCTGAGTAGTGCTACTCGcagtgcagcactgctgctgcctgtcacCTGCCCCTGGCGGCATATTTGTGTACCAGAAGGACAGTAACTGTTTTTCTTATGTCCAGGCAATTGAAAGGGGGTAATGCACAGTTTACTACTCTGCATTTTGTGCACTTGAATAAGGAGACTGAAGACTGCTGTTTCCGTGGCATACAGAGACgaagctggcagcagcaggataCCTTTGTGCTCTCATCAAACCTTAATCTTGATTTATGGGGGACTGTCTTTGGGCTGGCAGGAAGCACAGATCCTGCTATAGCACTTAGACCTCTCTCTGCTTGAGCTGCACAGCAAGGATGGCTGTTCCCAAGGATTCTTCGGAAGGGGCCTGGTACCCTTGACAGGGACTGAGACCAACAGTTCCAGTTGTGAAAGACACATTCACCCCACATTCAGTTCCATTCATCAGCAACACGGGTGTGTCCCAGCACACTTGGTAACAAACCTCCCATCCTACCAGCTCAGGGCAACTTTCCTTATGCAGAGCACCTGTGAAGGTTCAGACTGGAAAATGAAGCTGAGTTAAAGAAGCAAAGTCCTACTAGTAACACATCAGGACTGAGTTCTAATTCATTTAATTGCACATGGATCTTTAAAATCCTTTCTGTGGTAATCTGATGAACGTGAAGTTAGAGATACCGCCGAGTTCTTCATGGCCtctaatttttaaagataaactGGGTGTCTATAGTGCCCATGGACTAGAGTTACCAAGGGAGTTACAGAGGTTCAGCAGCTTGAACCAAGCCAGAAAAGCTTTCTGCCAAATAATCCATGAAAACTAAGGAAGCTTCTGTAAGCAAAAGTAAGAAAATTCATGAAACAAAGGATTTCCATTCAAAGTTACCAAGATGCCTAACAGCTATTGATTTATCAGTAGATTTGTTTGTTCCACACCTGCTTTGTATCGTTTTTCATATGCCTccaacagaaaacagaaaacacattttcacttctggcctgttttccctgaattCTCACCTGCTCAAAAAGGAATACAATTTAATTATGTAGACTGAGGATGATGATAATTGTATGCAGGTGAAGAAGGTTTATATCATCATTGGAAGTGCAATCATTTTGGAAGCATATCTATAAAGTTTAAAGAACATTATGAAAGGTACAGGATGGACACATCCTGCTCTAGCTTCAATATGGGTGTTTTAACCAGTAATACCAAATTTTGGAGTCCATAATAATAATCAACTATTGCATATAATTGTAAATTCTGTACATAGTAACATTTTTTGGATTCCTCGGGGAGAAgggaaatttgatttttattcctATGATAATTCTACTTAACTATCTGAATATAGCAACCATTCAAATAAAAGAGAAtacttttttcttcatattctATTGCCTTGTACTCTTACTCTATTGTTTTTCAAAAGCTGAATGAGTCCAGTGCAAAGCCCAGATGAAGAAGAaacatattttgtttcttctgaaaTCAGCAGGAACAGAATTAAAGTGTCCAAAGAGACTAATTAAGAATTTCCTTCTAAACGTGCTTCATTTCACTGATCCTGTTGTGGCCCAGCTGGGGTGGTACAGAGGGGGATGTGGGTAGAAGTTTGTAGACCTTGATTTCCTCAGGCCATGACCTGTGAAGTCCATGAAGGAGCTCCTTTCACCTCTGTGGGGCAAGACAGTTTGCCTGCAAACGTTTTGGAGAACATAGCTAATGAAAAGTAGGTAAGGGTCAAGCTAATAATCCAGAAGGACCACTGTGAGTTCATTTCAGCTGGATCAGGAAAACAGCTTGTGTTGGTTCAGACAATATCTGAACTTGAACATCAAATTAATGGAATTTCAGTTTTGATGGAAAACAGTCAGTTTACAATGTCAGCAATGAATTATGCTAAAAATCCTAACAGGCCCCCACAACTCAGTGATAAAGGGCAATGTtcacaggcagctgcagaaactGTCAGGAAGGCCATGGCAGGTGCTGACCTGCCCTGTCCATCTGCAGCAAGGGAAGGGCTCAGATAAACTCGTGCACACCGTGCACCCTCCTCAAGTCTGAGGATGACAGCAAGCTGAGTGCTGCAGGTGAGTCACTTGAGGGAAGGGATGTTGTCCAGAGGGagctggacaggctggaggcCTGTGTCATTGCCATCCCCACCAGACGTGCCCTGGGCAGCATCCAAAGCCCCATGGCCAGcggggccagggaggggattctgcccctctgctttgGTTACTCTCTGCAGTGACTCAGGGTCTCATCTGGGCTTTGCTGAGGCCTGATGGATtcccctgctgccctcctgTTTTGTCTTATTTTGAAGGAAGATGATCTAGGTGGGGCTAAAAAGCTTAAATAAATGTAGCCTATACCAACCTCCAGATGATCTACAGAAGTGAGTTTCtaattaaaactgatttttttggggatgtttATAGAGTGGGAGGACATGTGGAGGGCAGCAGGGGCCTCCAGTGGGTCCCAGGAAAGCCCAGGTGAGGGCTCAGAGCACTCTAGAGGTCAATTAAGTCTGGTGTGGgcccctgcagagctgagaaaAGCCCCAGGGCTTTCTGGAGGGCAACTCTGCCATGTCAGAGCACCGAGGGTGGGGATGGCAATGACagtcctgccagggctggttCTGTGCATGTCCTCACCACTGGGAGCAGAGAGCAACGCAAGTGCCACTGCTCAGGGGACTGTCATGCACCAGGAAAGGTTTTGCAGGGCACCAGgaacctgcagctgccccagcatTCACACCCTGGAACTAAGCTGGATGAATAGGCTGGGCTTGGCCAGGGTTTTCCAGTGTTCCCatgtcccttccccagccagAACTAGCCCTGCAGGTCTTTCAGCTGGTGTCCTGTGAGCAAGTGCTGCCCATTAAGGTGGTTTGGAATGTGCATCCTGGTGCCTGGACACACAACTGCCGCCGGATCCCACCGCCAATTGCTGCCCACGCTggaggcacacagaggagcCTGTGCTCCAGGACATTCCCTGTGCTTCCTGCCTGTGAACCTGGGAGCATTTCACTGATTGTTTCTTCCACAGACTGCTTCCAGTCACTTGGGAATTCACCTGACCTCCATGACTTCAAATATCATGGGGAATGGCTTGGCAACTACACCAGCCAATTCCCTCAGGACTCTAGGATCCCTCTCACCAGGCCCCACAGACTCAGGTTTGTTCAGGTTCCTCAGGTGCTCTTGACCCTGATCTTCTCTCACAGCAGGAGGGATTTTGTTTCCCAATCCCTGCCTTGAGAGCCATTGACTCAAGAGGCATAAGAGGAGAGGTTGCCAGTGAAAACTGAGGCAGAAAATTCATTGAatacctcagccttctccatgTCCAATGTTACCAGTTTGCCAGTTCTTCCAtgggctgttttattttttattatttaatttgtgACACAGACAGTTCCCTGGTTATTCTGCCTAGAAAACAAAGACCATCCAGGTGTTACTCCTCCCTCAACCACTGCACACCATACTCCTTCTCCTGTTCCAGGACCCTCACTAGGCTTGCCAACTGCACTTCCATTCCTGGGGAGATGGTAGAGCAACAGATCTTGGAAATTATTTCCAGTTTGTCCTGTAATGGACAAGAAGGTGATGGGGAATAGTGAGCAGGTTGCTGTATGTCGTATCACATAGGAGGGAGGAAGGTCAACTGACTCATATCAGAAGAACCTCCCCAGGGCCAGTGCTCAGAGGGTCTGCCCTCCAGCATTCCAGCCACTCATCCTGACACAGAATTACATCCAGCTTGATGGCAGTCCTGAAGTACTGTcaattttcttccagttttccaGAATTTCTGTCACAATGAACCCCATTTTACCTTACTTACTGAACCCCCGATGACTGATGCTGTTCCCAGTTTTAGTACCTTCCCAGGCAGTGTGGATCCTGCAAGGACAACTGGGGGAACTCACCCAGTACTGGCAGGGTCATATGCCATCACCACACTCACCAGGTGGGGAGCCCACAGGGTCCCACCTGGGTTCCCAGATTACTGTCAGAATGGGTTTGCTTGCATCTAGCTTATGTATGTGTACCAAAAAGAAGGCAGGAGAAGTTGGCACTACCTAAAACCACTCTGCTACTGCCAGCAATAAAGGTGCCTCTAAGCTGGGAGCACAAGCAGGACTCCTGTGTTACAACCCTTGATTCCTCATTTTTACAATGACTGCCTGCTGATTAaaagagagaataaataaatttttgttttcctttgtttccttgTGCAGCCTTTGCTTTTCCTCTATTAAACTGCCTTTATTGTGGACCACAAGTTTTTTTTCTAtccatcttattttctccttccctgtAGTTctgggggggcagggggtgaTAGAGCATTGGGGTGGGTACCTGGCAGCATGCCAGGGTCAACCCAGTGACAGGATGACTGGTTTTAATTTGAAAGAGGATACAaggaagattatttttattattagggtggtgaggcactggaacaggttgcccagagaagttatgGATGCCCCATcactggcagtgttcaaggtcaggttggatggggctttgagcaacctggtcgAGTAGAAAGTTCCCTGCCAAACCCCCAGGCAGGaaggttggaactggatgacctttgaagttcccttccaacccaaataattcgATGATTCTGTGATGAAAACTGTGTTAACCTCACTAATTACAGCACTAATGCAGTCCCTCAcctcaaagccagcagcactCAAACACTCAACAGCAATCATTTCAGGAGCATCAGAACCAGCAGCAGAGGGTCCTTCCCAAAGCTTCAGTACCACAAGCAAGtgttaaaataacaaaatcaaaCCTCAGTAACTGTTAGTAGATTTTCCCTTGCAATTTGCAATACTAAAATTCGCTGTTTAACTCAGAATGGAGTAGTGATCCATGTActaataacaacaataacatAAAAGCCAAATCATGAAAAAATCTATTACAGAGAGATGTAAAATTATGCAGTAGGTAGAGGCAACAATGAACCATTCAATGCAAAATGGAAATGCAAAGCCCCTCTAGAGACATgatcagaaacagaaaactgGAGTTAGAAGAGGCACAAAAAATGGAGAGGCAGGCCAAAAAAGGCAGAAGTGAAGTAGCTGAGATGAGAGATAGCCAGGCAAAAATGGGACAAAGGAACATTTTATAGCCCCAGTGCAATAAACACTGGTTATTTGGAACAGTAACTATGTGACACATTCAGAACAGCattcatcttcttttctttgcagtagttaaaatcaacatttttgctttattattGTTTTAGAAAATACTGCCTGCTCTTAAGAGCTAACACTTTTGTCTAACTCCTGGAAGCAGTGGGGAGTTAACCTTTGTCTTCCCAGCTTAAGAGACAATGTCAAGTCAAACAATCTGGACAGACAACAAAAAGTTTCCAAATCACCTTGGCTAGCTGCTGTGTGTTTCAGACATTTCAGTCACAAAATGACAACGTTTGGCAAGTATTTAATTTGCTGCTAAAACAGTTCCAATGCTATTTGTGAAGCCAAATAATTTGGTGAGTTTCCA belongs to Taeniopygia guttata chromosome 2, bTaeGut7.mat, whole genome shotgun sequence and includes:
- the FAM83A gene encoding protein FAM83A, whose product is MQCSNKKVDCTACGTHMHGACPADRLLRQRAMNHPRHMGKIKKRLEDIKNQSPKLTKVDFSHNESIRLATDAFLDGGRDSYLETLSKEGEVDFLSSVEAQYIKDNARESYYAQESPGADGAAAPKQNDAGSLPSGTYFPTISDSSEPALLHTWITAEKPYLKEKSTATVYFQTEKNSNIRDIIRRYIHKTTQVLAIVMDVFTDTEILCDLLEAANKRMVFVYLLLDHGSIDLFSEMCDKLQISEDLFKNISVRSVTGEVYCAKSGRKFSGQIQEKFLISDWRYVLSGSYSFTWLCGQVHRNLLSKFTGQVVELFDEEFRHLYALSKPVRGPKTPPRGLPFLFSRSWNPPRSLPCSDQGSANTLSDPFSSLSAGSTHQSKQTPRTLVFNSNFTPQSPLQRVNSFHSYFSFTPPPPQKAIQPNYYQPHYIAENSTVPYNNMNIYRPIRLRQEEPNRTGLSSSWRCLHKANLFA